A stretch of Cydia splendana chromosome 7, ilCydSple1.2, whole genome shotgun sequence DNA encodes these proteins:
- the LOC134792479 gene encoding aquaporin AQPAe.a-like, which produces MTMVLTNMESIVTVAENKVKHDVSTVVVSWCRLNWTKFVAEVVATFLLIFLGCASCIPIDGFDPMPPMYSPLTFGFAVLINVQTFGHISGAHMNPCITLLSIFWGKISIVLGVCYFIAQVLGSTFASWVLLNVSPVDFVTEGVCVTQPHVRLEAWQAVFIEVVLTCTLCLVTCALWDPVNEKNQESTAIKFGLTVAGLSLAGGPLTGASMNPARTLGPALVAGKWAAQWVYWVGPLLGTFIAGLYMFIWLDKPKKSL; this is translated from the coding sequence ATGACAATGGTTTTAACTAACATGGAATCGATAGTTACGGTGGCGGAAAACAAAGTTAAACATGATGTTTCGACCGTTGTGGTTTCCTGGTGCCGTTTAAACTGGACCAAGTTTGTAGCGGAGGTTGTTGCCACGTTCTTACTGATATTTTTGGGATGTGCGTCATGCATACCTATAGACGGGTTCGACCCCATGCCGCCCATGTACTCGCCGCTCACATTTGGGTTTGCGGTTCTGATAAACGTGCAAACTTTCGGTCACATTTCTGGGGCACATATGAACCCCTGCATAACTCTACTATCAATATTCTGGGGTAAGATATCAATAGTGTTAGGAGTATGCTACTTCATTGCACAGGTTTTAGGATCTACTTTTGCGTCATGGGTTTTATTAAATGTGTCACCAGTGGATTTTGTTACGGAAGGAGTGTGCGTGACGCAGCCCCACGTGCGGCTCGAGGCGTGGCAAGCTGTTTTTATAGAAGTGGTCTTGACGTGCACACTTTGCCTAGTAACCTGTGCACTTTGGGATCCTGTTAATGAGAAGAACCAGGAATCTACTGCGATCAAATTTGGGCTAACTGTGGCTGGTTTGTCGTTGGCGGGCGGGCCGCTGACTGGGGCTAGCATGAACCCTGCGCGCACGCTCGGCCCAGCGCTGGTGGCCGGTAAATGGGCTGCACAGTGGGTCTATTGGGTAGGACCGCTCCTTGGAACTTTCATAGCTGGGTTATACATGTTTATATGGCTCGATAAACCGAAAAAATCATTATAA